gTAAAGTTattcgaattagtattataattagttaatttaataattatttatttaagaaaattatgttagtgattttagaaatttgtagaaattgaaattatatagttattttaaaatttatttattttagaatttatgTTAGTTATTATGcgcaaaattaatattataatttattaatttaatttttatttagtttagaaaattatgttagttattttagaattttttattttagaatttatatattttagaaattatgttAGTTATTATGCGCAAAGTTAGAATATAATAtgataattaaatttttatttaatttagaaAATTATTTTAGTGATTTTAGAAAGTATGTTAGTTATTACGCGCAAAGtaacattattttaaaaattatatgttaatttaattGTTATTTAATTTAGAATTACATGTTCATTTAGGAAAATTTAGAAATTACATGTGtcattataattgttattttatttggaaattatattttaatttaatttttatgaattttagaaattatgttagtgattttacttattaaattatgttttattatagGCCCCACTTCCGGATTATGGTGGCGACGGTGTTGATTATAGTTATCTATTTGCAACAAATGAAATATTCGATGGATTTGAAAACGCAGCGAATTGGGCAAAGCAAGTGGCTATCGGATCGGGGTTCATATTGATAAGTAGCTCGTACAAAACGACGCAAAAAGATGGTCGTAAGTACCGCTACTTGAAATGCGATCGGGGAAGGAGGGAAAACAATTGTAGGGATCCAAAGACCGCAAAACGACCAAACACAAAGAGTAAGGCATGTGGTTGTTGGTTTATGATTAAGTGTGAACAACAACGAGTAGAAGAAAATAATTGGGTTATTGAGTTGCTTCATGATCGTGGCACACATAATCACACATTGATTGTATATCCCGAGGGTCACCGTGGTGTTAGTGGTCTTAGTCAGGGTGCAAAGGAAGTTGTTCGCGAGATGAACGATGCACAAGCTAAGCCAAAAAATATTATGGTGGCCATTAAAAACAAGTTTCCAGATGAACATCCCAACATGAGGCACATTTACAACTTCAAAGAAAAGATGAGACAAGAAGGTTCAGAAGGAAGAAACGTTGCTGAGCAGATGTTGCATCTAGCCAAAGAGCACGACTACATAAACTGGGTCTCTTGCAGTGACCGTACGAGTAAAGTCATAAACCGCGCATTCTTAGCTCACCCTGCAATGGTGGAGGTATTACGCACATATCCACTGGTTATTGGTTTGGATTCGACGTACAAGACTAACAGATATGGATTTTCTTTCTTGGAGATTGTTGGTGTGACACCGACAAATCAGAATTTCCTAATCGGCTATGCATTTATGAAAGACGAGACTGCAGCGAGCTACCGTTGGGTGTTACAGAAGTTGAAGCTGCTCCTCGGGGAGGGTGTCATTCCCTCGGCAATATTGACGGACAAAGAGGGTGGTCTAATGAGACCTGTTGCCGAGGTTTTTCCAAATTCCAGACATTTGCTATGTACTTGGCATATCAACAACGACGTGGAGGCCCGCGTATCATTTTTGTGCAACAAGAACAAGGACGTTGGTCGAGCGTTCAAGAACGGagtttggaaaagaatcatggaGGCGTCGACTGTGGAAGAATATGACCGTGCAGTTGCAAGCATGGAAGATCGCTATGTAAGATGGCAGAGCGTTATCGATTATGTGCACAACACATGGCTTACTGATCATAGGGAGAAGTTTGTTCTAGCTTGGACGAATGAGGTCCTTCACTTTGGCAAcataactgttaggttatgatacatatgacaattcataaatcatgcggaaaaaaccattaagccaggaaaacatattatttacacataatcatttagcatagtttagatgcatactctttgttgcgtgccttccctagctgcgcccgaaccgaacaagaacaagtctttaggactccaagtgtcgtccctccgtagatagtccacagcacgtccggatccgccttaagattgaccaactagaatcgcccttaaggtactctgaattttcggcactttataggcaattgtgtgactgaattttgctctcaaaaactcactttgaatacttgaatgctcgatgtaaatatgtgaccctaggcacctatttatagagttatggaaaaggatttggaatcctattaggatactaatttatttaattataatcctactaggactctaattaaataaactaaatcttttaggattagatttaatcatatgacaaatcccggtagctttaggattcgagtagcacacaaacacacacgcacgcacagcagcccacgaggggcgccatgcgcgcgcgcagcccgcgagctcgcagcccactgccgcaagcccacacgctgccgtagccttggcgcgcgctgggcctgccttgcggtgggcctggcgcagccttggctggtgcgtttgtggcgcgctggcttgctgggcgatggcccggcttcgtgctgggccttcgtctggcaggcctcgtccgatgctaattcgtacgatacgcttccgattaatttcccgattccggaattcatttccgatacgaacaatattcaacatttccgattccggaatcaatttccgtttcgaacaaatatttaatatttccgtttccggaattattttccgattccgataatatttccgattctgacaatatttccgtttccggcaatatttccgattccggcaatatttccatttccgataatattttccgatacgtaccatgtttccgtttccggcaacatctacgacttggataatatttatatttccgatacgatccatatttccgtttccggagtattcatttcttgcctgtgacgatctcagctcccactgaaaccaagatccgtcgattccgaatatccatagatggagtatttaatgtcattaaatacttgatccgtttacgtactatttgtgtgaccctacgggttcagtcaagagtaagctgtggattaatttcattaattccacttgaactgaagcggcctctagctaggcattcagctcacttgatctcactgaattattaacttgttaattaatactgaaccgcatttattagacttaacattgaatgcatacttggaccaagggcattatttccttcagtctcccacttgtccttagggacaagtgtgcatttcctaattcctttgtcgctcgatgcttgctcttgaacataaggtaagagttgtcatccttattatgtccagaggtgttcctcggtttcagagttcaactgatcaaataaacagataatcatagcctatgattcatccgagcacggccatgcatttcacagtttctagctctccgagtggccttgtacaacttttaagcatctcatcccgatttatgggaggacaatcccaatcttgcgatcttgagattagacttcgtttgataggtgattacctgagcgttgcctttatagcctccttttacggtgcgacggttggtcaacgtcaaagcaactagttctcaaacaagtaatctcaaatcactcaggtattgaggatttagtgtctaataattttaatgaaatttacttatgacagattttcatctcttacagtaaagtttcataggtcttgtccgatactagtcttcccaaagtaagtatctatgcaaatgattatgacattgccatgtccacatagttcaagaaacagaactactagtcatcttgcattctagtcgtctaacgttttctatgcgtccaattttatagaaaactccgactagggaccattttcaacctttgacattcaagttcacttgatagacatttcttagtcacaggactggtcctgacagtctatcttgaatatatcgtcaaattgaagggactcatcatttaataaaccacaaattaaatggaaaaatgaattcttttcatttgttgtgaatgattaaccaataatgttttacaaagatttaaactctaaaactttaaaacattaaacaggtatatcaaagccattctccaatatgcttgattcccatagctgcagtgtgcgagttgtgcttcgcctgcggcagaggtttagtcaatggatctgatatgttgtcatcagttccaatcttgtttatctcgacttcttttctttcaacgaactctcgtagaaggtgaaatctacgaagtacatgcttgactctctggtggtgtctaggctcctttgcctgtgcaatagctccgttattatcacaatacagggctattggtcctttaatggaggggactacaccaagttcacctatgaacttccttagccatatagcttcctttgctgcttcatgtgcagcaatgtactccgcttcagttgtagaatccgcaatggtgctttgcttagcacttttccagcttactgctcctccgttgaggcagaagacaaacccagactgtgatctgaaatcatctttgtcggtttggaaacttgcgtccgtatagcctttaacaattaattcatcatctccaccatagaccaggaagtcatctttgtgccttttcaggtacttcagaatattcttggcagtagtccaatgcgcctctcctgggtctgactggtatctgctcgtagcactgagtgcgtacgcaacatccgggcgtgtacatatcatagcatacattattgaaccaatcaatgatgcatatggaatcccattcattcgtctacgctcatcaagtgtttttgggcactgattcttgcttagagtcattccatgagacatgggtaggtagcctcgcttggagtccgccatcttgaacctatcaagcaccttattgatataagtgctttgactaagtccaatcatccttttagacctatctctgtaaatcttgatgcccaatatgtactgtgcttctcctagatctttcatcgaaaaacatttcccaagccaaatcttgacagagttcaacataggaatgtcgtttccgataagtaatatgtcgtcgacatataatactaggaaagcaattttgctcccagtgaccttcttgtatacaagattcgtctgcgttcttgatgaaaccaaagtcactgactgcttcatcaaagcgtatattccagctcctggatgcctgcttcaatccgtagattgacttctttagcttgcatacctttttagcattctttggatcctcaaaaccttcaggctgtgtcataaacacagtttctgttaaaacgccgtttaagaaagcagttttgacatccatctgccatatttcgtaatcgtaatatgcagcgattgctaacattatccgaatagattttag
This genomic stretch from Spinacia oleracea cultivar Varoflay chromosome 3, BTI_SOV_V1, whole genome shotgun sequence harbors:
- the LOC110795448 gene encoding protein FAR1-RELATED SEQUENCE 5-like, which encodes MEEAPLPDYGGDGVDYSYLFATNEIFDGFENAANWAKQVAIGSGFILISSSYKTTQKDGRKYRYLKCDRGRRENNCRDPKTAKRPNTKSKACGCWFMIKCEQQRVEENNWVIELLHDRGTHNHTLIVYPEGHRGVSGLSQGAKEVVREMNDAQAKPKNIMVAIKNKFPDEHPNMRHIYNFKEKMRQEGSEGRNVAEQMLHLAKEHDYINWVSCSDRTSKVINRAFLAHPAMVEVLRTYPLVIGLDSTYKTNRYGFSFLEIVGVTPTNQNFLIGYAFMKDETAASYRWVLQKLKLLLGEGVIPSAILTDKEGGLMRPVAEVFPNSRHLLCTWHINNDVEARVSFLCNKNKDVGRAFKNGVWKRIMEASTVEEYDRAVASMEDRYVRWQSVIDYVHNTWLTDHREKFVLAWTNEVLHFGNITVRL